From Flavobacterium sp. 102, a single genomic window includes:
- the gcvP gene encoding aminomethyl-transferring glycine dehydrogenase, with the protein MRTDAFALRHIGPRESDLNHMFKTIGVESFDQLIYETIPDDIRLKNDLNLDAPMTEYEYLTHIQELGKKNKVFKSYIGLGYHPAIVPPVIQRNIFENPGWYTAYTPYQAEIAQGRLEAILNFQTMVIELTGMEIANASLLDEGTAAAEAMALLFDVRSRDQKKNNTRKFFVSEEILPQTLSVLQTRSTPIGVELVIGNHETFDFSTDFFGAILQYPGKYGQVNDYSAFIAKAKENEIKVAVAADILSLTTLTSPGEMGAAVVVGTTQRFGIPMGYGGPHAAYFATKEEYKRSMPGRIIGVSIDANGKRALRMALGTREQHIKREKATSNICTAQVLLAVMAGMYAVYHGPKGLKYIAAKVHASAVTLADALNKLGVYQSNTAFFDTISVKADSAKVKTVAEKNEVNFFYADNETISISINETTSLNDLNQIIAIFAEATGKDSFKVSELSSNNNFPTSLERTSTFLQHEVFNNHHSESQLMRYIKKLERKDLSLNHSMISLGSCTMKLNAAAEMLPLSMANWNSIHPFAPIEQAEGYITMLKKLEQQLNVVTGFAGTTLQPNSGAQGEYAGLMAIRAYHQSRGDNHRNVCLIPSSAHGTNPASAAMAGMQIIVTKTMENGNIDVEDLRARAIEHKDNLSALMVTYPSTHGVFESAICEITKIIHDNGGLVYMDGANMNAQVGLTNPATIGADVCHLNLHKTFAIPHGGGGPGVGPICVNEKLVPFLPSNPIINVGGDQAITAISAAPYGSALVCLISYGYITMLGAEGLKSSTEHAILNANYMKARLEAHYPVLYSGEMGRAAHEMILDCRSFKQNGIEVTDIAKRLMDYGFHAPTVSFPVAGTLMIEPTESEDLAELDRFCDAMIAIRKEIDAASADDTNNVLKNSPHTLAMLTADTWVYPYTREQAAYPLDYIHENKFWPSVRRVDDAYGDRNLVCSCAPIEAYL; encoded by the coding sequence ATGAGAACAGACGCATTTGCATTACGCCACATAGGTCCACGTGAGAGCGACCTAAACCACATGTTCAAAACTATCGGAGTTGAATCTTTTGACCAATTAATTTACGAAACCATACCGGATGATATTCGTTTAAAAAACGACTTAAATCTGGATGCACCGATGACCGAATATGAATATTTAACGCACATTCAGGAATTGGGCAAAAAAAATAAAGTATTCAAATCCTATATCGGTTTGGGTTATCACCCGGCGATTGTGCCACCGGTAATCCAAAGAAACATATTTGAAAATCCGGGTTGGTATACCGCTTACACGCCATACCAAGCTGAAATTGCACAAGGTCGTTTAGAAGCAATTCTGAATTTCCAAACCATGGTTATCGAGTTAACCGGAATGGAAATCGCCAATGCTTCTCTGTTAGACGAAGGAACGGCTGCCGCAGAAGCCATGGCGTTATTGTTCGATGTTCGTTCTCGTGACCAAAAGAAAAACAACACCCGTAAATTTTTCGTTTCAGAAGAAATATTACCGCAAACTTTATCGGTTTTACAAACCCGTTCTACACCAATCGGAGTGGAATTGGTAATCGGTAACCACGAAACTTTTGATTTCTCAACCGACTTTTTCGGAGCGATTTTACAATATCCCGGCAAATACGGTCAGGTAAATGACTATAGTGCTTTTATCGCTAAAGCCAAAGAAAACGAAATTAAAGTGGCCGTTGCTGCCGACATTTTATCATTGACTACCTTGACTTCTCCTGGAGAAATGGGCGCTGCCGTAGTAGTTGGAACGACGCAACGTTTTGGCATCCCAATGGGTTACGGAGGACCACACGCGGCTTACTTCGCCACCAAAGAAGAATACAAACGTTCGATGCCGGGAAGAATCATCGGAGTGTCGATAGATGCCAACGGAAAGCGTGCGCTGCGCATGGCTTTAGGGACTCGTGAGCAACACATCAAACGTGAAAAAGCAACTTCCAATATCTGTACGGCGCAAGTTTTATTAGCCGTTATGGCCGGAATGTATGCGGTTTATCACGGGCCAAAAGGCTTGAAATATATCGCGGCTAAAGTTCATGCTTCGGCAGTGACTTTGGCAGATGCTTTAAATAAATTAGGCGTTTACCAAAGCAATACCGCTTTCTTTGATACGATTTCGGTAAAAGCAGATTCGGCTAAAGTAAAAACGGTTGCTGAAAAAAACGAAGTGAATTTCTTCTATGCAGATAATGAAACCATTTCTATTTCGATTAACGAAACGACTTCGTTGAACGACTTGAACCAAATCATCGCCATTTTTGCAGAAGCCACCGGTAAAGATTCTTTCAAGGTTTCTGAATTAAGTTCAAACAATAATTTCCCAACTTCCTTAGAAAGAACTTCAACGTTCTTGCAACACGAAGTGTTCAACAACCATCATTCTGAATCTCAGTTGATGCGTTATATCAAAAAATTAGAGCGCAAAGATTTATCGTTAAACCACTCGATGATTTCCTTGGGTTCGTGTACGATGAAGCTCAATGCGGCTGCCGAAATGTTGCCATTGTCGATGGCAAATTGGAACAGCATTCACCCTTTCGCGCCTATCGAACAAGCAGAAGGTTATATCACGATGCTTAAAAAATTAGAGCAACAATTGAACGTAGTTACCGGTTTTGCCGGGACAACTTTGCAACCCAACTCCGGTGCGCAAGGCGAATACGCCGGTTTGATGGCGATTCGTGCTTACCACCAATCTCGTGGCGACAACCACAGAAATGTGTGTTTGATTCCATCCTCTGCTCACGGAACCAATCCGGCTTCGGCGGCGATGGCAGGTATGCAAATTATCGTAACCAAAACCATGGAAAATGGTAACATCGATGTAGAAGATTTGAGAGCAAGAGCGATTGAGCATAAAGATAATCTTTCAGCCTTGATGGTAACTTACCCATCAACTCATGGTGTTTTTGAAAGTGCGATTTGTGAAATTACCAAAATCATCCATGACAATGGTGGTTTAGTTTATATGGATGGTGCCAATATGAATGCGCAGGTTGGTTTGACCAATCCGGCAACGATTGGTGCTGACGTTTGTCACTTGAACTTACACAAAACATTCGCAATTCCTCACGGTGGTGGCGGACCTGGTGTTGGCCCAATTTGTGTCAACGAAAAACTGGTACCTTTCTTACCGAGCAATCCTATCATCAATGTTGGCGGTGACCAAGCGATTACTGCTATTTCTGCTGCGCCTTATGGTTCGGCTTTGGTGTGTTTGATTTCTTATGGCTACATCACCATGTTGGGTGCTGAAGGCTTGAAAAGTTCCACAGAACATGCGATTTTGAATGCCAATTATATGAAAGCTCGTTTAGAAGCACATTATCCGGTTTTATATTCAGGAGAAATGGGACGCGCGGCACACGAAATGATTTTAGATTGTCGTTCTTTCAAACAAAATGGTATCGAAGTAACGGATATCGCCAAACGTTTGATGGATTACGGTTTCCATGCGCCAACGGTTTCTTTCCCGGTAGCCGGAACGTTGATGATTGAACCAACAGAATCTGAAGATTTAGCTGAGTTAGATCGTTTTTGTGATGCGATGATTGCCATTCGTAAAGAAATTGACGCAGCTTCTGCTGACGACACCAATAACGTATTAAAAAATTCACCACATACTTTAGCCATGCTAACAGCGGATACTTGGGTTTACCCATACACGCGTGAGCAAGCGGCTTATCCATTGGACTATATTCACGAAAATAAATTCTGGCCAAGCGTTCGTCGTGTTGATGATGCTTACGGCGACAGAAATTTAGTTTGTTCTTGTGCGCCAATTGAGGCATACCTGTAA
- a CDS encoding SRPBCC family protein, with protein MTTIRLITKINAPIQTVFDLARNIDIHQQSTAQSNEKAIAGRTSGLIELGETVTFRGKHFGFYLKHQSKITEMETPNYFVDEMAKGHFKFFRHEHTFVTQNGHTVMIDFLQYKAPFSIFGKLFNNLLLKKHLTDFLLKRNEILKNLAENQQ; from the coding sequence ATGACTACCATTCGGCTCATCACCAAAATAAACGCACCGATTCAAACTGTTTTTGATTTGGCAAGAAACATTGATATTCACCAACAATCAACCGCGCAATCTAACGAAAAAGCAATTGCCGGAAGAACTTCCGGATTAATTGAACTCGGAGAAACAGTAACTTTTCGAGGGAAACATTTTGGCTTTTACCTCAAACACCAAAGTAAAATTACCGAAATGGAAACCCCAAATTATTTTGTAGATGAGATGGCAAAAGGTCATTTCAAATTTTTTCGACACGAGCATACTTTTGTCACTCAAAATGGCCATACGGTTATGATTGATTTTCTACAATACAAAGCACCGTTTAGTATTTTTGGCAAACTCTTTAACAATCTATTACTCAAAAAACACTTGACTGATTTCCTTTTAAAAAGAAATGAAATCCTAAAAAATTTAGCTGAAAACCAGCAATAA
- a CDS encoding GbsR/MarR family transcriptional regulator, whose translation MKYREAKNKFVQTWGALGSQWGINKTMAQIHALLMVSNEAVSMEDIMEELQISRGNASMNLRALMDWGIVYKEYKTGERREYFTAEKDLDELAVKISKERSKREIKPALKVLKEVSSIEADGTAEERHFVEQTTKLYDFVLKADNMLDKITEFNDNWLGRLVIKIMK comes from the coding sequence ATGAAATACAGAGAAGCAAAAAACAAGTTCGTTCAAACATGGGGCGCGTTAGGTTCACAATGGGGAATCAACAAAACCATGGCGCAAATTCATGCCTTGTTGATGGTTTCTAACGAAGCTGTTTCTATGGAAGACATCATGGAAGAATTACAAATTTCTCGCGGGAATGCCAGTATGAATTTAAGAGCTTTGATGGATTGGGGCATTGTTTACAAAGAATACAAAACCGGCGAACGTAGAGAATATTTTACAGCCGAAAAAGACCTCGATGAATTAGCCGTAAAAATCTCCAAAGAACGCAGCAAACGTGAAATCAAACCGGCACTGAAAGTTTTAAAAGAAGTCTCTTCCATTGAAGCTGACGGCACTGCCGAAGAAAGACATTTTGTAGAGCAAACCACCAAATTGTATGATTTCGTTTTAAAAGCAGACAATATGTTAGACAAAATAACCGAATTCAATGACAATTGGTTGGGAAGACTGGTTATTAAAATCATGAAATAG
- a CDS encoding GEVED domain-containing protein, whose translation MKKLTFLNCFRWQKTIASNNNFSFLLFFVLLLFVCSNTASAQVTSYSFTQTANTYAPISGGTVLWTGYDGFDDETATVTLPNSFVFQGVTYTSVFVSANGYVLFGSTTTTNTPISAGRNAVSAFAADLDAKAESAGTGTPEIRWEQVGNEFVLQWANVCRYAATGAGAASAENLNFQIRLNTSTGAIKIVYGACVDRVTPLTTVYPQVGLGGGSATVYSNRTIVEAGGDWINSTAGTANNVTMAINGATIPSNGLTYAWAPPSCVAPSGLTSVNSLNSATISWVASVSSPANGYEYEVRTSGAAGSGATGLFTNGAINGLTFPLSGLSANTTYTYYVRSDCGSGDYSGWASASFYTGHCIPSSTSSATYINNFSTTGGLANISNLASGYTATGYQNNYATATVSQYPTGTINFASDIVGGSVGTCIWVDWNNDLVFDNTTERVFATTAYGNNQTGSFVVPNGTALGDYRMRIRIDFNNATPDACASTNTRTEAEDYKLTVIAQPACLAPSGLTATANTAFTATLNWTASVSTPSEGYDYYFSATNTAPTAGSTPSGSVGAGILTAVISTGLAPSTTYFVWVRSNCGSSVLSDWTSIAVNFTTPCNPPTITGTTPGSVCGQGSATLAATSSEGIVRWYAANTGGGSLGTGATFATPNINATTSYWAEAAVVGATQTSGKAAPATAATTSTTNNWGIVFNTTAPVEVQSVSVYSTTAGTINIKVTNAALTELYSTGNIAVAAGGTTTPNIIPINFPVPAGSGYRILVKATSGVSLIRDNSGVTFPYNGTDGVLNVTSSEWGGTTTANYYYFYDVKYSAVCASARTEVVATVTTAPALTLSTNATSICPGATSTAVTVATGAADYDTYVWSPSTGVTGDAVNGWLFNPTVTTAYTLTASQSSGALCQTTATVAVTVAAVPIVAASATETTLCEGALTTLTANLTKAIGTDTTLTVQTEQPTAFCNRWDQYWNQTIFTAAELQAAGITAGNINSIAYNITTLGSGTNVTNFSVRIGTTANTTLSAFQTTGLTTVYGPATYAHAVGVNTITFDTPYAWDGISNIVLDIRQDGADSTNNAITYYTATATNMTISAITGTDSAVTTLQDLVAATTVVPAPSVRRLNVVFGTSTSNVNWSWTPGALTGSPVSVAPTETTTYTVTGTNTSTGCSAQAAITINVNSAPAPTGNAVQTIEVANASEATVADLVVVGNNIAWYASEEDAVDDVNQLALTTQLTNGATYYAVHTSVQGCRSAAFAVTVTVTLGNTSFDLAGLKYYPNPVTNELNLEYTGNIVAIEVYNTLGQKIASKNVNEISTTIDMTNLGSGTYFVKVQAENASRTIKVMKN comes from the coding sequence ATGAAAAAACTTACTTTTTTAAATTGTTTTAGATGGCAGAAAACCATTGCCTCTAATAACAATTTTTCTTTTTTACTGTTTTTTGTGCTGCTACTTTTTGTTTGTAGTAACACTGCTTCGGCTCAGGTAACTTCTTATTCGTTTACCCAAACAGCTAACACTTATGCACCTATTTCAGGTGGTACTGTACTTTGGACCGGTTATGATGGTTTTGATGACGAAACAGCAACAGTTACACTACCCAATTCGTTTGTATTTCAAGGTGTAACTTACACTTCAGTATTTGTAAGTGCTAACGGATATGTTTTATTCGGAAGCACAACCACAACCAATACTCCAATTTCGGCTGGTCGTAATGCTGTATCAGCTTTTGCAGCTGACTTAGATGCAAAAGCGGAAAGTGCTGGTACAGGCACTCCTGAAATCAGATGGGAACAAGTAGGCAATGAGTTTGTATTACAATGGGCAAATGTGTGTCGATATGCTGCTACAGGTGCAGGAGCTGCATCAGCTGAAAATTTGAATTTCCAAATTCGTTTGAACACGTCAACCGGTGCGATTAAAATTGTTTATGGAGCTTGTGTTGATAGAGTTACTCCATTAACTACAGTGTATCCACAAGTAGGTTTAGGAGGTGGTTCTGCTACTGTTTACAGTAATAGAACAATTGTTGAAGCTGGCGGCGATTGGATAAACTCTACTGCAGGTACAGCTAACAATGTAACAATGGCGATTAATGGTGCTACTATACCAAGTAACGGTTTAACTTATGCATGGGCACCACCAAGTTGTGTTGCACCTTCTGGATTAACTTCAGTTAATTCGCTGAACAGTGCTACCATTTCTTGGGTAGCTTCAGTTTCATCTCCTGCAAACGGATATGAATATGAAGTAAGAACCTCAGGTGCTGCAGGAAGCGGTGCTACCGGATTATTTACTAATGGAGCTATAAACGGACTTACTTTCCCATTGTCCGGCTTGAGTGCCAATACTACTTACACCTATTATGTAAGATCAGATTGTGGTTCGGGCGATTACAGTGGTTGGGCTTCAGCAAGTTTTTATACGGGGCATTGTATCCCGTCTTCCACTTCAAGTGCGACTTACATCAACAATTTCTCAACAACCGGTGGTTTAGCTAATATTTCAAACTTAGCTTCTGGTTATACAGCCACAGGATACCAAAATAATTATGCAACCGCAACAGTAAGTCAGTATCCAACCGGTACGATTAATTTTGCCTCTGATATTGTTGGTGGTTCAGTTGGTACTTGTATTTGGGTTGATTGGAATAATGATTTAGTATTTGATAATACTACTGAAAGAGTTTTTGCTACTACTGCTTATGGTAATAACCAAACTGGAAGTTTTGTTGTGCCAAATGGAACTGCTTTAGGTGATTACAGAATGAGAATTAGAATTGACTTCAACAATGCAACTCCGGATGCTTGTGCTAGTACAAATACAAGAACTGAAGCTGAAGATTACAAACTTACTGTAATTGCACAACCAGCTTGTTTAGCTCCTTCAGGGTTGACAGCGACAGCTAATACCGCTTTTACCGCCACTCTTAATTGGACAGCTTCTGTATCAACACCAAGTGAAGGTTATGACTATTATTTTTCTGCAACAAATACTGCTCCAACTGCAGGTTCTACACCATCAGGAAGTGTTGGTGCTGGTATTTTAACTGCTGTTATTTCTACAGGTTTGGCGCCAAGTACTACCTATTTTGTTTGGGTAAGAAGCAACTGTGGTTCAAGTGTTCTTAGTGATTGGACATCTATTGCAGTTAATTTTACTACACCATGTAACCCTCCAACAATTACCGGAACTACGCCGGGTTCAGTTTGTGGACAAGGGAGTGCCACTTTAGCCGCTACTTCAAGTGAAGGAATTGTTAGATGGTACGCAGCGAATACTGGTGGCGGATCGTTAGGAACAGGTGCGACATTTGCAACTCCAAACATCAATGCAACAACGTCTTATTGGGCTGAAGCTGCTGTAGTCGGAGCGACTCAAACTTCAGGAAAAGCAGCTCCTGCAACTGCAGCGACCACTTCTACAACCAATAACTGGGGTATTGTTTTCAATACAACAGCACCGGTTGAAGTACAAAGCGTTTCTGTTTATTCTACCACTGCCGGTACTATTAATATTAAGGTTACTAATGCCGCTTTAACGGAGTTATATTCAACTGGTAATATTGCAGTTGCAGCTGGTGGAACGACAACGCCAAATATTATTCCAATTAATTTCCCGGTTCCTGCAGGAAGCGGATACAGAATCTTAGTTAAAGCAACATCTGGAGTTAGTTTAATTCGTGATAATTCAGGTGTTACTTTCCCTTATAACGGAACTGATGGGGTGTTGAATGTTACTTCTTCAGAATGGGGAGGAACAACTACAGCCAATTATTACTATTTCTATGATGTAAAATATAGTGCTGTTTGTGCTTCAGCCAGAACGGAAGTTGTGGCAACAGTTACGACAGCTCCTGCATTAACTTTGAGCACAAATGCTACTTCTATTTGTCCGGGTGCAACATCAACAGCTGTAACAGTTGCAACAGGTGCAGCTGATTATGATACTTATGTTTGGTCACCATCTACAGGTGTTACAGGTGATGCTGTGAATGGTTGGTTATTTAATCCAACAGTGACAACTGCTTATACACTTACTGCTTCACAATCTTCAGGAGCGTTATGTCAAACAACTGCTACTGTTGCGGTAACTGTTGCAGCAGTGCCAATTGTCGCTGCATCTGCTACTGAAACGACTCTTTGTGAAGGAGCGCTTACAACACTGACCGCTAATCTTACTAAAGCTATCGGAACAGATACAACTTTAACGGTTCAAACAGAGCAGCCAACTGCATTTTGTAACCGTTGGGATCAGTATTGGAACCAAACTATCTTTACTGCTGCCGAATTGCAAGCTGCAGGGATAACAGCGGGTAACATTAATTCAATTGCTTACAATATTACTACTTTAGGGTCTGGAACCAATGTGACTAATTTCTCTGTTCGCATCGGAACAACTGCCAATACTACTTTGTCTGCTTTCCAAACAACAGGTTTAACAACTGTTTATGGTCCGGCTACTTATGCTCACGCTGTAGGAGTTAATACCATTACTTTTGATACACCATATGCTTGGGATGGTATTTCTAATATTGTTTTAGATATCAGACAAGACGGTGCAGATAGTACTAATAATGCCATTACCTATTATACAGCGACTGCTACCAATATGACAATTTCTGCTATTACCGGTACAGATTCAGCGGTAACGACACTTCAAGATCTTGTGGCGGCTACTACGGTAGTTCCAGCACCATCTGTAAGACGTTTGAATGTAGTTTTCGGAACCAGTACTTCTAATGTTAACTGGTCTTGGACACCGGGTGCCTTAACCGGTAGCCCAGTTTCAGTTGCTCCAACTGAGACAACAACCTATACTGTTACAGGAACTAATACTAGTACTGGTTGTTCAGCTCAAGCTGCAATAACTATAAACGTAAATTCAGCACCGGCTCCAACAGGAAATGCCGTACAAACTATAGAAGTTGCTAATGCATCTGAAGCTACGGTGGCTGATTTAGTAGTAGTAGGTAATAACATTGCTTGGTACGCTTCAGAAGAAGATGCTGTAGATGATGTAAACCAATTGGCATTGACTACTCAATTGACCAACGGTGCAACTTATTATGCAGTTCATACATCAGTTCAAGGTTGTAGAAGTGCTGCTTTTGCAGTTACAGTTACAGTAACTTTAGGAAACACTTCATTTGATTTGGCTGGATTAAAATACTATCCAAATCCGGTGACTAATGAGTTGAATTTAGAATACACAGGAAATATTGTTGCGATTGAAGTATACAATACTTTAGGTCAAAAAATAGCTTCTAAAAATGTGAATGAAATTTCAACGACTATCGATATGACTAACTTGGGCAGCGGTACTTACTTTGTGAAAGTACAAGCAGAAAACGCTTCAAGAACTATCAAAGTAATGAAAAACTAA
- a CDS encoding M3 family metallopeptidase: MKILTQNFNTKHNTAPFSQIKIEDYQPAFEENIAKARAEIDAITNNPEAPTFENTIEALDFSGQELDRLSSIFFNLNSAETCDEIQKIAQDVSPLLTAFGNDIALNEDLFKRVKAVHDQKENLTLTPEQSTLLDKKYKSFARNGALLSEEKKELLREIDKVLAKLKLTFGENVLAETNSYKLHISHEADLKGLPDGAKETARSLAKADDMEGWLFTLDFPSYLPFVTYIDNRELRKEMAIAAGKKAFQENDYDNQENVINIVKLRHERAQLLGYNSHSHFVLEERMAQNPKKVQSFLNDLLDKAKPAAQKEFAELAAFAKELDGLESLEKWDGAYYSEKLKQKLFSLDDEILKPYFQLENVLNGAFTVAEKLFGITFKEVFDIDKYHKDVQTFEVLDFEGKLVAVFYSDFFPRKGKRNGAWMTSFKPQYIKDGINERPHVSIVCNFTPPTETKPSLLTFNEVTTLFHEFGHALHGMLANTTYPSLSGTSVYWDFVELPSQVMENWCYEPEALALFAKHYETGEIIPQQYVDKIKESASFLEGMATLRQLSFGLLDMAYHAKPQTIENVKAFEKAAMDNTTLYPDVAENCMSVSFSHIFQGGYSSGYYSYKWAEVLDADAFAYFQEKGIFNTEVATKFKDNVLSKGGTELPMELYKRFRGQEPKPEALLKRAGLI; encoded by the coding sequence ATGAAAATACTTACTCAAAATTTCAATACCAAACACAATACCGCACCGTTTTCACAAATCAAAATCGAAGATTACCAACCGGCTTTCGAAGAAAACATCGCCAAAGCCAGAGCCGAAATTGATGCGATAACCAACAATCCGGAAGCACCAACTTTTGAAAACACCATTGAAGCCTTGGATTTCTCCGGTCAGGAATTGGATAGATTGTCTTCTATTTTCTTCAACTTAAATTCAGCGGAAACTTGTGACGAAATACAAAAAATAGCGCAGGATGTGTCGCCTTTATTGACTGCGTTTGGAAACGATATTGCGCTGAACGAGGATTTATTCAAAAGAGTCAAAGCCGTTCACGACCAAAAAGAAAACTTGACGTTAACACCGGAACAATCGACTTTATTAGACAAAAAATACAAAAGTTTTGCCCGAAACGGCGCCTTACTTTCCGAAGAAAAAAAAGAACTTTTACGCGAAATAGACAAGGTTTTGGCCAAACTCAAACTGACTTTCGGCGAAAATGTTTTGGCTGAAACCAACAGCTATAAATTACACATCAGCCATGAAGCCGATTTAAAAGGTTTGCCTGATGGTGCGAAAGAAACGGCGCGTTCCCTAGCCAAAGCTGATGACATGGAAGGTTGGCTGTTTACTTTAGATTTTCCAAGCTATTTGCCTTTTGTAACGTATATCGATAACCGAGAACTACGCAAAGAAATGGCTATCGCCGCCGGAAAAAAAGCCTTTCAGGAAAACGATTACGACAATCAGGAAAATGTAATAAACATTGTGAAATTACGCCATGAAAGAGCGCAACTCTTAGGCTACAACTCACATTCGCATTTTGTTTTAGAAGAACGTATGGCGCAAAATCCCAAAAAAGTGCAATCGTTTTTGAATGATTTATTGGATAAAGCAAAACCGGCAGCCCAAAAAGAATTCGCCGAACTAGCGGCTTTCGCCAAAGAATTAGACGGACTGGAAAGTTTGGAGAAATGGGATGGTGCTTACTATTCAGAAAAATTAAAGCAAAAACTATTCAGTTTGGATGATGAGATTTTAAAACCTTATTTCCAATTAGAAAACGTATTAAATGGAGCATTTACAGTAGCTGAAAAACTATTCGGCATTACTTTTAAAGAAGTGTTCGACATAGATAAATACCACAAAGATGTACAAACTTTTGAGGTGTTAGATTTTGAAGGTAAATTAGTGGCTGTTTTCTACTCCGACTTTTTCCCAAGAAAAGGCAAACGCAACGGTGCTTGGATGACTTCTTTCAAACCACAGTATATAAAGGATGGAATCAACGAAAGACCACATGTTTCTATCGTTTGCAATTTTACACCACCAACAGAAACGAAGCCTTCACTCCTAACCTTTAACGAAGTGACCACTTTGTTCCATGAATTTGGACACGCGTTACACGGCATGTTAGCCAATACGACTTATCCGAGTTTGTCGGGAACTTCTGTATATTGGGATTTTGTAGAATTGCCGAGCCAAGTGATGGAAAACTGGTGTTACGAACCGGAAGCCTTAGCTTTGTTTGCCAAACATTATGAAACGGGCGAAATTATTCCGCAACAATATGTTGATAAAATCAAAGAAAGTGCGAGTTTCTTAGAAGGCATGGCCACTTTACGTCAATTGAGTTTTGGGCTTTTAGACATGGCTTATCATGCGAAACCACAAACGATAGAGAATGTAAAAGCCTTTGAAAAAGCAGCCATGGACAACACAACTTTGTATCCTGATGTAGCCGAAAATTGTATGAGCGTTTCGTTTTCACATATTTTTCAAGGTGGTTATTCTTCGGGGTATTACAGTTATAAATGGGCTGAAGTTTTGGACGCCGATGCTTTTGCGTATTTTCAAGAAAAAGGCATTTTCAATACTGAAGTCGCTACCAAATTCAAAGACAACGTACTTTCCAAAGGCGGAACCGAATTACCGATGGAATTATACAAACGTTTTCGCGGACAAGAACCGAAGCCGGAAGCTTTGTTGAAACGCGCGGGATTAATTTAG
- the purE gene encoding 5-(carboxyamino)imidazole ribonucleotide mutase, whose amino-acid sequence MSKVAIIMGSKSDLPVMQEAIDILQGFDIQTEVDIVSAHRTPEKLFEFSKNAHHRGISVIIAGAGGAAHLPGMVASMSPLPVIGVPVKSSNSIDGWDSILSILQMPGGVPVATVALNGAKNAGILAAQIIGSHNKIVLDKIILYKESLKESVNKSSDELKK is encoded by the coding sequence ATGAGCAAAGTAGCCATAATCATGGGTTCAAAATCAGATTTACCCGTAATGCAAGAAGCCATCGACATCCTTCAAGGTTTTGACATACAAACTGAAGTCGATATCGTTTCAGCACACAGAACACCCGAGAAATTATTTGAATTCAGCAAAAATGCCCATCATCGCGGGATTTCTGTGATTATTGCCGGCGCCGGCGGTGCTGCACATTTGCCGGGAATGGTTGCTTCTATGTCTCCATTGCCCGTGATTGGCGTTCCGGTAAAATCCAGCAATTCTATCGATGGATGGGATTCTATCCTTTCTATTTTACAAATGCCGGGCGGTGTTCCTGTAGCCACTGTAGCTCTAAATGGAGCCAAAAATGCCGGAATTTTAGCCGCACAAATCATCGGAAGTCATAACAAAATCGTACTCGACAAAATCATTTTATACAAAGAAAGCCTAAAAGAATCGGTGAACAAATCATCCGATGAACTGAAAAAATAG